Proteins encoded within one genomic window of Streptomyces sp. NBC_00523:
- a CDS encoding QcrA and Rieske domain-containing protein, with translation MTETDYPPPGDPKQPPPRDPGSTPPGAPGQPASGDPREALHDRIAADALTTRRDYLRIVATVSGGLAIGGLGVAGGILPRHGDPDDGKAPAPKKIAAQLLPGESIAFDYPDEEDRAVAVRLNDGTLVGYSAICTHLACGVLWRKDRGTEGELYCPCHEGVFDARSGEVTAGPPPRGLPKVVLTEETDGSIWAVGTTRSGESIEHGLCRQFGEERPDLASRLGCPGVRDGAEAPAAPGGTARTVAPGPVAPGPSRTRTGAGASDTPGSPS, from the coding sequence GTGACCGAGACCGACTACCCGCCCCCCGGCGACCCGAAGCAGCCCCCGCCCCGCGACCCCGGCAGCACGCCGCCCGGCGCCCCCGGACAGCCGGCCTCCGGCGACCCGCGCGAGGCCCTGCACGACCGGATCGCCGCCGACGCCCTCACCACCCGGCGCGACTACCTGCGCATCGTCGCCACCGTGTCCGGCGGGCTCGCCATCGGCGGTCTCGGCGTCGCCGGCGGCATCCTGCCCCGCCACGGCGACCCCGACGACGGCAAGGCCCCGGCCCCCAAGAAGATCGCCGCCCAGCTCCTCCCCGGCGAGTCCATCGCCTTCGACTACCCCGACGAGGAGGACCGCGCGGTCGCCGTCCGGCTCAACGACGGCACGCTCGTCGGCTACTCCGCCATCTGCACCCACCTCGCCTGCGGGGTGCTCTGGCGCAAGGACCGGGGCACCGAGGGCGAGCTGTACTGCCCCTGCCACGAAGGTGTCTTCGACGCCCGCAGCGGCGAGGTCACCGCCGGACCGCCGCCCCGGGGGCTCCCCAAGGTCGTGCTCACCGAGGAGACCGACGGCAGCATCTGGGCCGTCGGCACCACCCGCTCCGGCGAGAGCATCGAGCACGGGCTGTGCCGCCAGTTCGGCGAGGAGCGCCCGGACCTGGCCTCCCGCCTCGGCTGCCCCGGCGTCCGCGACGGCGCCGAGGCACCCGCCGCCCCCGGCGGAACCGCCCGCACGGTGGCCCCCGGCCCCGTCGCCCCCGGCCCGTCCCGTACGCGTACCGGAGCCGGCGCGTCCGACACCCCCGGGAGCCCGTCATGA
- a CDS encoding S-methyl-5'-thioadenosine phosphorylase — protein MANAEIGVIGGSGLYSFLEDVTEVRVETPYGDPSDSVFIGETGGRRVAFLPRHGRGHHVPPHRINYRANLWALRSVGVRQVLGPCAVGGLRPEYGPGTLIVPDQLVDRTKTRVQTYYDGETRADGVQPNVVHLGFADPYCPEGRKVALAAARGRDWEAVDGGTLVVVEGPRFSTRAESRWHAAMGWSVVGMTGHPEAVLARELGLCYTTMTLVTDLDAGAEAGEGVSHEEVLKVFAANVDRLRSVLFDAVAALPATEGRGCACGHALDGMDTGIELP, from the coding sequence ATGGCGAACGCAGAGATCGGCGTGATCGGCGGCTCGGGGCTGTACTCCTTCCTGGAGGACGTCACCGAGGTCCGCGTGGAAACCCCTTACGGAGACCCCAGCGACTCCGTCTTCATCGGCGAGACCGGCGGCCGCCGGGTCGCGTTCCTCCCCCGGCACGGCCGGGGCCACCACGTGCCCCCGCACCGCATCAACTACCGCGCCAACCTGTGGGCGCTGCGCTCGGTCGGCGTGCGCCAGGTGCTGGGCCCGTGCGCGGTGGGCGGCCTGCGCCCGGAGTACGGACCGGGCACCCTGATCGTGCCGGACCAACTGGTGGACCGGACGAAGACCCGGGTGCAGACCTATTACGACGGTGAGACCCGGGCCGACGGGGTCCAGCCGAACGTGGTGCACCTGGGCTTCGCCGACCCGTACTGCCCCGAGGGCCGCAAGGTGGCGCTGGCCGCCGCGCGGGGCCGGGACTGGGAGGCGGTGGACGGCGGCACGCTGGTGGTGGTCGAGGGCCCGCGCTTCTCGACCCGCGCCGAATCGCGCTGGCACGCGGCGATGGGCTGGTCCGTCGTCGGTATGACCGGGCACCCGGAGGCCGTGCTCGCCCGCGAACTGGGCCTCTGCTACACCACGATGACCCTGGTCACGGACCTGGACGCGGGCGCGGAGGCCGGCGAGGGCGTCTCCCACGAGGAGGTGCTGAAGGTGTTCGCCGCCAATGTGGACCGGCTGCGCTCGGTCCTCTTCGACGCGGTGGCGGCGCTGCCGGCGACGGAGGGCCGCGGGTGCGCGTGCGGGCACGCGCTGGACGGGATGGATACGGGGATCGAGTTGCCGTAG
- a CDS encoding penicillin acylase family protein: MPATTTASSGSTGTAGGGPRKKKKGRRARLLLSVLVLALVAGIGYGTYWSVSTVRASYPQTSGTIHIDGLSGNVDVKRDGYGIPQIYADSDADLFRAQGFVQAQDRFWEMDVRRHLTAGRLSEMFGSGQVETDSFLRTLGWRKVAQEEYDTVLSDETKKNLQAYADGVNAYLKGRDGKDISVEYAALGLTNDYKPSQWTPVDSVAWLKAMAWDLRGNMQDEIDRSLMTSRLDADEIKQLYPDYPYDKHEPIVTEGAISSVTGTFDPKATDTGASGANTVADATQGLNTQLGALSDTLDEIPALLGPNGTGIGSNSWVVSGKYTTTNKPLLANDPHLAPMLPSLWYQMGLHCRQVSETCKYDTAGYTFSGMPGVIIGHNQDVAWGFTNLGADVTDLFLEKVTSDGYLYDGRTKPFTTREETIKVAGGKDRHITVRETNNGPLVSDRSSELEKVGQKAPVTNSAPDRADGYAVALKWTALEPGHSMDAVFELNRAKDFTSFRKASEHFEVPSQNLIYADTRGNIGYQAPGRIPQRKQGDGTTPSPGWTSAYGWKKDPIPFDELPYEYNPKRGYIVTANQAVIDEDKYPYLLTKDWGYGSRSQRINDLIQSKIKGGGKISTEDMQKMQMDNTSEIAALLVPELLKINISDKDVRQAQKLLEGWDYTQEADSAAAAYFNGVWRNILKLAFGDKLPKEMRVEGECLNVPPAKNSGPADEQERLVRECGQRSPDSAQPDGGDRWYQVVANLMDKPDSKWWKSPRSRKDDATETRDQLFARAMEDARWELTAKLGKDITTWNWGRLHQLTLKNQTLGTEGPGLLQRVLNRGPWNLGGGEAAVDATGWNAAGGYEVVWVPSMRMVVNVADWDKSRWINLTGASGHAFAAHYTDQTDKWVNGELLPWAYGTNAVAGTTTDTLTLKP; the protein is encoded by the coding sequence ATGCCCGCCACAACAACCGCCTCTTCCGGATCCACCGGTACCGCCGGTGGCGGGCCGCGCAAGAAGAAGAAGGGGCGCCGCGCCCGACTGCTCTTGAGCGTCCTGGTGCTGGCGCTCGTCGCGGGCATCGGTTACGGAACGTACTGGTCCGTGTCCACCGTGCGCGCCTCCTACCCGCAGACCAGCGGGACCATCCACATCGACGGCCTCTCCGGCAACGTCGACGTCAAGCGCGACGGCTACGGCATCCCGCAGATCTACGCGGACTCGGACGCCGACCTGTTCCGCGCGCAGGGCTTCGTACAGGCGCAGGACCGCTTCTGGGAGATGGACGTACGCCGCCACCTGACGGCCGGCCGGCTCTCCGAGATGTTCGGCTCCGGGCAGGTCGAGACGGACTCCTTCCTGCGGACCCTGGGCTGGCGCAAGGTCGCGCAGGAGGAGTACGACACCGTCCTGTCCGACGAGACCAAGAAGAACCTCCAGGCGTACGCGGACGGCGTGAACGCCTACCTCAAGGGGCGCGACGGCAAGGACATCTCCGTCGAGTACGCCGCCCTCGGCCTCACCAACGACTACAAGCCGTCCCAGTGGACCCCGGTCGACTCGGTCGCCTGGCTGAAGGCCATGGCCTGGGACCTGCGCGGCAACATGCAGGACGAGATCGACCGCTCGCTGATGACGAGCCGGCTCGACGCCGACGAGATCAAGCAGCTCTACCCCGACTACCCGTACGACAAGCACGAGCCGATCGTCACCGAGGGCGCCATCTCCTCGGTCACCGGCACGTTCGACCCGAAGGCGACCGACACCGGCGCGAGTGGCGCGAACACCGTGGCGGACGCGACCCAGGGCCTGAACACGCAGCTCGGCGCGCTCTCCGACACCCTGGACGAGATCCCCGCGCTGCTCGGCCCGAACGGCACCGGCATCGGCTCGAACTCCTGGGTGGTTTCCGGGAAGTACACGACGACCAACAAGCCGCTGCTCGCCAACGACCCGCACCTCGCCCCGATGCTGCCGTCCCTCTGGTACCAGATGGGCCTTCACTGCCGGCAGGTCTCCGAAACCTGCAAGTACGACACCGCCGGATACACCTTCTCCGGCATGCCCGGGGTGATCATCGGCCACAACCAGGACGTCGCCTGGGGCTTCACCAACCTCGGCGCCGACGTCACCGACCTCTTCCTGGAGAAGGTCACCTCCGACGGCTACCTCTACGACGGCAGGACCAAGCCCTTCACCACCCGCGAGGAGACCATCAAGGTCGCGGGCGGCAAGGACCGGCACATCACGGTCCGCGAGACCAACAACGGCCCGCTGGTCTCCGACCGCAGCAGCGAGCTGGAGAAGGTCGGCCAGAAGGCCCCCGTCACCAACTCGGCACCGGACCGCGCCGACGGTTACGCCGTCGCCCTGAAGTGGACCGCGCTGGAGCCCGGCCACTCCATGGACGCCGTGTTCGAGCTGAACCGCGCCAAGGACTTCACGAGCTTCCGCAAGGCGTCCGAGCACTTCGAGGTTCCCTCGCAGAACCTGATCTACGCCGACACCAGGGGCAACATCGGCTACCAGGCCCCCGGCAGGATCCCGCAGCGCAAGCAGGGCGACGGCACCACGCCCAGCCCCGGCTGGACCTCGGCGTACGGCTGGAAGAAGGACCCGATCCCGTTCGACGAGCTGCCCTACGAGTACAACCCGAAGCGCGGCTACATCGTCACCGCCAACCAGGCCGTGATCGACGAGGACAAGTACCCGTACCTGCTCACCAAGGACTGGGGGTACGGCAGCCGCAGCCAGCGGATCAACGACCTCATCCAGTCGAAGATCAAGGGCGGCGGCAAGATCTCGACCGAAGACATGCAGAAGATGCAGATGGACAACACCAGCGAGATCGCCGCGCTGCTGGTGCCCGAGCTGCTGAAGATCAACATCTCCGACAAGGACGTCCGCCAGGCGCAGAAGCTGCTGGAGGGCTGGGACTACACCCAGGAGGCCGACTCGGCCGCCGCCGCGTACTTCAACGGCGTCTGGCGCAACATCCTCAAGCTCGCCTTCGGCGACAAGCTGCCCAAGGAGATGCGCGTCGAGGGCGAGTGCCTGAACGTGCCCCCGGCGAAGAACTCGGGCCCGGCCGACGAGCAGGAGCGGCTGGTACGCGAGTGCGGTCAGCGCTCCCCGGACTCCGCGCAGCCGGACGGCGGTGACCGTTGGTACCAGGTCGTCGCCAACCTCATGGACAAGCCGGACAGCAAGTGGTGGAAGTCGCCCAGGAGCCGCAAGGACGACGCGACCGAGACCCGCGACCAGTTGTTCGCCCGCGCCATGGAGGACGCGCGCTGGGAGCTGACGGCCAAGCTGGGCAAGGACATCACCACCTGGAACTGGGGCCGGCTCCACCAGCTGACCCTGAAGAACCAGACCCTGGGCACCGAGGGCCCCGGACTCCTCCAGCGGGTCCTGAACCGGGGCCCCTGGAACCTCGGCGGCGGCGAGGCCGCGGTGGACGCCACCGGCTGGAACGCGGCCGGCGGCTACGAAGTGGTCTGGGTGCCGTCGATGCGGATGGTCGTCAACGTGGCCGACTGGGACAAGTCCCGCTGGATCAACCTCACAGGCGCCTCCGGGCACGCGTTCGCCGCGCACTACACCGACCAGACCGACAAGTGGGTCAACGGTGAACTGCTGCCCTGGGCCTACGGCACGAACGCCGTGGCCGGGACGACGACGGACACGCTGACCCTGAAACCGTAA
- a CDS encoding molybdopterin oxidoreductase family protein, whose product MTADSRTPEPHAVVPIDPSLAPPGTRAFRDAGGIPADRWHADQNGETLVPTHCCFCGVQCGMYLRVDRGGKVFGVEPRNHDINRMRLCPKGINAYQQINHPDRLTAPLMRRSRDEDFREVSWDEALDFTVAEIRRIQETYGHDAFGLLGGASLFSEKTYLVGKFARVALRTRHVDYNGRLCMVSAAGANKLAFNIDRAGNPFSDILLTDCLLIAGSNVGECFPVMTQYVWGARDRGASLIVIDPRETAIARTADIHVALKPGTDSAFFNSVLNVVIEEGLTDEAYLAAHATGWEEVKAKVAEYPPSRAAEICGIPAEQIVQVARTFARAPKAMAWHARGIEHHSQGVENCLTVINLCTATGHIGKPGAGYGTITGQGNGQGGREHGQKSDLLPGGRSINNAEHRRQICEVWGIEESELPPAGTSMMEMVWQMQRREIRGLIGICNNPFVSLPNYKVVKEGYDATEFHAQFDFFLSETAANAHVVFPVTTWAEDDGVMANAEARVVKHNKAQDPPPGVRTDTWVMCELARRLGAGDKFAFDNSRQVFDELRIASAGTVNDYYGITYERLEETGGIAWPCPSTDHPGTPRLFEDGRTYHPDGKIHLQVVEWHPPMDPYDDEHPMTLTTGRTVAHFLSGNQTRRLGGLVEQTPRPWAEVHPSHGFRNGEPVRVVTRRGSEVFPALVTEAIRPDTVFIPYHWPVPTAANALTIDALDPRSKIPEYKVCACRIEHAERIDEVPAPPVAPGHVAYPEAQVSRTDPLPPTSSQGRGTSERS is encoded by the coding sequence GTGACCGCGGACTCGCGAACGCCCGAACCGCATGCGGTCGTGCCCATCGATCCCTCCCTCGCACCGCCGGGCACCCGCGCCTTCCGCGACGCGGGCGGCATCCCCGCCGACCGGTGGCACGCCGACCAGAACGGCGAGACCCTCGTCCCCACCCACTGCTGCTTCTGCGGCGTCCAGTGCGGCATGTATCTGCGCGTCGACCGCGGCGGCAAGGTCTTCGGCGTCGAACCCCGCAACCACGACATCAACCGCATGCGCCTGTGCCCGAAGGGCATCAACGCCTACCAGCAGATCAACCACCCCGACCGCCTCACCGCCCCCCTGATGCGCCGTTCCCGCGACGAGGACTTCCGGGAAGTCTCCTGGGACGAGGCGCTCGACTTCACCGTCGCCGAGATCCGGCGCATCCAGGAGACGTACGGGCACGACGCCTTCGGGCTGCTAGGCGGAGCGAGCCTGTTCTCCGAGAAGACCTATCTGGTCGGCAAGTTCGCCCGGGTCGCCCTCAGGACCCGGCACGTCGACTACAACGGCCGGCTCTGCATGGTCAGCGCGGCCGGCGCCAACAAGCTCGCCTTCAACATCGACCGGGCCGGCAACCCCTTCTCCGACATCCTCCTCACCGACTGCCTGCTCATCGCCGGCTCCAACGTCGGCGAGTGCTTCCCCGTCATGACCCAGTACGTGTGGGGCGCCCGGGACCGCGGCGCCAGCCTCATCGTGATCGACCCCCGCGAGACGGCCATCGCCCGGACCGCCGACATCCACGTCGCCCTGAAGCCCGGCACCGACTCGGCGTTCTTCAACTCCGTGCTGAACGTCGTCATCGAGGAGGGCCTCACCGACGAGGCGTACCTCGCCGCCCACGCCACCGGCTGGGAGGAGGTCAAGGCCAAGGTCGCCGAGTACCCGCCGTCCCGCGCCGCCGAGATCTGCGGCATCCCCGCCGAGCAGATCGTCCAGGTCGCCCGCACCTTCGCCCGCGCCCCCAAGGCCATGGCCTGGCACGCCCGGGGCATCGAGCACCACTCGCAGGGCGTCGAGAACTGCCTCACCGTGATCAACCTCTGCACCGCCACCGGCCACATCGGCAAGCCCGGCGCCGGCTACGGCACCATCACCGGCCAGGGCAACGGGCAGGGCGGCCGCGAGCACGGCCAGAAGTCCGACCTCCTTCCCGGCGGACGCTCCATCAACAACGCGGAGCACCGCCGGCAGATCTGCGAGGTCTGGGGCATCGAGGAGTCCGAACTCCCCCCCGCCGGAACCTCGATGATGGAAATGGTCTGGCAGATGCAGCGCCGCGAGATCCGCGGCCTGATCGGCATCTGCAACAACCCCTTCGTCTCCCTGCCCAACTACAAGGTGGTCAAGGAGGGGTACGACGCCACAGAGTTCCACGCCCAATTCGACTTCTTCCTCTCCGAGACCGCCGCCAACGCGCACGTCGTCTTCCCCGTCACCACCTGGGCCGAGGACGACGGCGTCATGGCCAACGCCGAGGCCCGGGTGGTCAAGCACAACAAGGCCCAGGACCCGCCCCCGGGAGTCCGGACGGACACCTGGGTCATGTGTGAACTCGCCCGCCGGCTCGGCGCCGGTGACAAGTTCGCCTTCGACAACTCCCGCCAGGTCTTCGACGAGCTGCGGATCGCCTCCGCCGGCACCGTCAACGACTACTACGGCATCACCTACGAACGGCTGGAGGAGACCGGCGGGATCGCCTGGCCCTGCCCGTCCACCGACCACCCCGGAACCCCCCGGCTCTTCGAGGACGGCAGGACCTACCACCCCGACGGCAAGATCCACCTCCAGGTGGTCGAGTGGCACCCGCCGATGGACCCGTACGACGACGAGCACCCCATGACGCTCACCACCGGACGTACCGTCGCCCACTTCCTGTCCGGCAACCAGACCCGCAGGCTCGGCGGCCTGGTCGAGCAGACCCCCCGCCCCTGGGCCGAGGTCCACCCCTCCCACGGCTTCCGCAACGGTGAACCGGTCCGCGTCGTCACCCGGCGCGGCAGCGAGGTCTTCCCCGCCCTGGTCACCGAGGCGATCCGCCCCGACACCGTCTTCATCCCGTACCACTGGCCGGTCCCCACCGCCGCCAACGCGCTCACCATCGACGCCCTCGACCCCCGCTCCAAGATCCCCGAGTACAAGGTGTGCGCCTGCCGCATCGAGCACGCCGAGCGGATCGACGAGGTGCCCGCGCCCCCGGTCGCCCCCGGCCACGTCGCCTACCCGGAGGCCCAGGTCTCCCGCACCGACCCACTGCCGCCCACGTCCTCCCAGGGCCGCGGCACCTCGGAGAGGAGCTGA
- a CDS encoding potassium/proton antiporter — MAVRISSRSGLPSLLLYLGIGIALGQDGFFDVKFDNAELTQVIGYAALVVILAEGGLGTKWKEVKPALPAAVMLSLVGVGISVGVTAAGAHYLVGLEWRQALIIGAVVSSTDAAAVFSVLRKVPLPARVTGVLEAESGFNDAPVVILVVAFSTIGEVDSWYVLIGEIALELAIGAAVGIAVGWLGAYGLRHVALPASGLYPIAVMAIAVSAYAAGAMLHGSGFLAVYLASMILGNAKLPHWPATRGFADGLGWLAQIGMFVLLGLLVTPHDLLDDFWPAVVVGLVLTVVARPLEVFISLLPFRLPWQEKALMSWAGLRGAVPIILATIPMVSGIDGSTRVFNIVFVLVIVYTLIQGPTLPWLAKALNIKDDPSDAADLGIESAPLERLRGHLLSVAIPAESKMHGVEVGELRMPAGAAVTLVVRDDKSFVPAPSTVLRRGDELLVVATDPVRDAAEARLRAVAEGGKLAGWLGTPGGQPGGMESPVPQVAGALKAVKKLGGRTDEGKKRNAKAHH, encoded by the coding sequence GTGGCGGTCCGCATCTCGTCCCGCAGCGGGCTCCCCAGCCTGCTCCTGTACCTCGGCATCGGTATCGCCCTGGGCCAGGACGGCTTCTTCGACGTCAAGTTCGACAACGCGGAACTGACACAGGTCATCGGCTACGCGGCGCTCGTCGTGATCCTCGCCGAGGGCGGACTCGGCACGAAGTGGAAAGAGGTCAAACCCGCGCTTCCGGCGGCCGTGATGCTGTCGCTCGTCGGCGTCGGCATCAGCGTGGGCGTGACCGCGGCCGGGGCCCACTACCTGGTGGGCCTGGAGTGGCGGCAGGCGCTCATCATCGGCGCGGTCGTCTCCTCGACGGACGCCGCCGCGGTCTTCTCCGTTCTGCGCAAGGTCCCGCTGCCCGCCCGCGTCACCGGTGTCCTGGAGGCCGAATCCGGCTTCAACGACGCCCCCGTGGTGATCCTGGTGGTCGCCTTCTCGACCATCGGCGAGGTCGACAGCTGGTACGTACTGATCGGCGAGATAGCCCTGGAGCTGGCCATCGGCGCCGCCGTCGGCATCGCCGTGGGCTGGCTCGGCGCGTACGGACTGCGCCATGTGGCGCTCCCCGCCTCCGGTCTCTACCCGATCGCCGTCATGGCCATCGCGGTCTCCGCGTACGCGGCCGGCGCCATGCTCCATGGCAGCGGCTTCCTGGCCGTCTACCTGGCCTCGATGATCCTCGGCAACGCCAAGCTGCCGCACTGGCCGGCGACCCGGGGCTTCGCGGACGGGCTCGGCTGGCTCGCCCAGATCGGCATGTTCGTCCTGCTCGGCCTGCTGGTCACCCCGCACGACCTGCTGGACGACTTCTGGCCCGCCGTCGTCGTGGGCCTGGTCCTGACCGTGGTGGCACGGCCGCTGGAAGTCTTCATCTCGCTGCTGCCGTTCCGATTGCCCTGGCAGGAGAAGGCCCTCATGTCCTGGGCCGGGCTGCGCGGCGCCGTACCCATCATCCTGGCGACCATTCCCATGGTGTCCGGGATCGACGGCTCCACCCGGGTCTTCAACATCGTCTTCGTCCTGGTGATCGTCTACACCCTCATCCAGGGCCCGACCCTCCCCTGGCTCGCCAAGGCCCTCAACATCAAGGACGACCCGTCCGACGCCGCCGACCTGGGCATCGAATCGGCGCCCCTGGAACGGCTGCGCGGGCACCTGCTGTCGGTGGCCATCCCCGCCGAGTCGAAGATGCACGGCGTCGAGGTCGGGGAGCTCCGCATGCCCGCGGGCGCCGCGGTCACCCTCGTGGTGCGCGACGACAAGAGCTTCGTACCCGCCCCGTCGACGGTGCTCAGGCGCGGCGACGAACTGCTCGTCGTGGCCACCGACCCGGTGCGCGACGCGGCCGAGGCACGGCTGCGCGCGGTCGCCGAGGGCGGCAAGCTGGCCGGCTGGCTCGGCACACCCGGCGGACAGCCGGGCGGAATGGAGTCCCCGGTGCCGCAGGTGGCCGGGGCGCTCAAAGCGGTGAAGAAGCTCGGCGGCAGGACCGACGAGGGCAAGAAACGCAACGCGAAGGCACATCACTGA
- a CDS encoding MFS transporter, producing MASTVSERPGYGQLLRTPGAWTFLLPGFAARQPFAMLTIGIVLLVQHTTGSYGSAGAVAAFTGVSMALFAPQTGKLADRLGQRAVLLPGVLVHAASVSLLVTLALADAPLWALFAAAVPTGASVPQIGPMVRARWAAMLGAAPGREASPLLATAAAFESVTDEFTFVIGPVIATALCTGVHPAAGLIAEAALTLVGGLLFAARHATQPPVRDRALPGAERHASALSIPGVRVLAVAFLGIGSVFGGMQVSLTAFAEEIGNPGSNGVLYGIFAAGNMLAGIACGAIAWKSGPRRRLLVGYTALALTASGLWAVHSAPLLAGLGLLVGLCIAPALISGYTLVEALVPGSARTEAFTWLTGAVALGQAAAVTVAGRLADGHGASAGFLVPLVGTVLALATLLTLRSRLLPAGAGRTVARGIGHRGPVTVD from the coding sequence GTGGCGTCCACGGTCTCCGAACGCCCTGGATACGGGCAGCTGCTGCGCACCCCCGGGGCGTGGACCTTCCTCCTCCCCGGCTTCGCCGCACGGCAGCCATTCGCGATGCTGACCATCGGCATCGTGCTGCTGGTCCAGCACACCACCGGCTCGTACGGGAGCGCCGGCGCCGTCGCGGCCTTTACCGGGGTCTCCATGGCCCTGTTCGCGCCGCAGACCGGCAAGCTCGCCGACCGGCTCGGCCAGCGGGCCGTGCTGCTGCCCGGCGTCCTCGTCCACGCCGCGTCCGTCTCGCTCCTGGTGACGCTCGCCCTGGCGGACGCGCCCCTGTGGGCCCTGTTCGCCGCGGCGGTCCCGACCGGCGCGTCCGTCCCGCAGATCGGCCCCATGGTGCGGGCCCGTTGGGCGGCGATGCTCGGCGCGGCACCGGGCCGCGAGGCGTCCCCGCTGCTGGCGACGGCCGCCGCGTTCGAGTCGGTGACGGACGAGTTCACCTTCGTCATCGGCCCGGTCATCGCCACCGCGCTCTGCACGGGCGTGCACCCGGCGGCCGGTCTGATCGCGGAGGCCGCGCTCACCCTGGTGGGCGGTCTGCTCTTCGCCGCGCGGCACGCAACCCAGCCGCCGGTCCGCGACCGCGCGCTGCCCGGCGCCGAGCGGCACGCCTCCGCCCTGTCCATCCCCGGCGTACGCGTGCTGGCGGTCGCCTTCCTCGGCATCGGCTCGGTCTTCGGCGGCATGCAGGTCTCGCTGACCGCGTTCGCCGAGGAGATCGGCAACCCGGGCTCCAACGGCGTGCTGTACGGGATCTTCGCCGCCGGCAACATGCTCGCCGGGATCGCCTGCGGGGCCATCGCCTGGAAGTCCGGCCCCCGCCGCCGCCTGCTCGTCGGCTACACGGCACTGGCGCTGACCGCGTCGGGCCTGTGGGCGGTGCACTCCGCGCCGCTGCTCGCCGGGCTCGGCCTGCTGGTCGGGCTCTGCATCGCTCCGGCCCTGATCAGCGGCTACACGCTGGTCGAGGCGCTGGTGCCGGGCTCGGCGCGGACCGAGGCGTTCACCTGGCTGACGGGCGCGGTGGCGCTGGGCCAGGCGGCCGCGGTGACGGTGGCCGGCCGACTGGCGGACGGCCACGGCGCGAGCGCCGGTTTCCTGGTCCCGCTGGTGGGTACGGTGCTGGCCCTGGCGACCCTGCTGACGCTGCGTTCGAGGCTCCTGCCGGCCGGTGCGGGACGGACCGTGGCGCGTGGTATCGGTCACCGCGGGCCGGTCACGGTGGACTGA
- a CDS encoding FmdB family zinc ribbon protein produces the protein MPTYQYQCTECGEGLEAVQKFTDDALTVCPNCDGRLKKVFSAVGIVFKGSGFYRNDSRGSSSSSTPASSASKTSGSGSSSSTSSASTDSKSSAAPASTPSASSSSTTSGSSAA, from the coding sequence GTGCCGACCTACCAGTACCAGTGCACCGAGTGTGGCGAGGGCCTCGAAGCGGTGCAGAAGTTCACCGATGACGCCCTGACGGTGTGCCCGAACTGCGACGGACGCCTGAAGAAGGTGTTCTCGGCGGTCGGCATCGTCTTCAAGGGTTCCGGCTTCTACCGGAACGACAGCCGCGGCTCCTCGTCGAGCAGCACGCCGGCGTCCTCCGCCTCGAAGACCTCCGGTTCCGGATCGTCCTCCTCCACGTCTTCGGCGTCCACGGACTCGAAGTCCTCGGCCGCCCCGGCGTCCACGCCGTCCGCCTCGTCGTCCTCCACGACGAGCGGTTCGTCGGCCGCCTGA
- a CDS encoding 4Fe-4S dicluster domain-containing protein, with product MMGRTIFIDPGRCIGCQACVSACRECDSHRGKSMIHLDYTDEGQSVASLPTVCMHCEDPVAPCAEVCPADAILVTADGVVQQADTTRCIGCANCVNACPFGVPKIDLQAKLQMKCNLCYDRTAYGLAPMCATVCPTGALFYGTAEELQAERPGVQVADSFVFGESEVRTGVAMVVPADRVQWPVPGGLPVVEINGKDVRR from the coding sequence ATGATGGGCCGAACGATCTTCATCGACCCGGGCCGCTGCATCGGCTGCCAGGCGTGCGTCTCCGCCTGCCGGGAATGCGACTCGCACCGCGGCAAGTCGATGATCCACCTCGACTACACCGACGAGGGCCAGTCCGTCGCCTCCCTTCCCACCGTCTGCATGCACTGCGAGGACCCCGTCGCCCCGTGCGCCGAGGTGTGCCCCGCCGACGCGATCCTGGTGACCGCCGACGGCGTGGTGCAGCAGGCCGACACCACCCGCTGCATCGGCTGCGCCAACTGCGTCAACGCCTGCCCCTTCGGCGTACCGAAGATCGACCTCCAGGCGAAGCTGCAGATGAAGTGCAACCTCTGCTACGACCGCACCGCCTACGGCCTCGCCCCCATGTGCGCCACCGTCTGCCCGACCGGAGCGCTCTTCTACGGCACCGCCGAGGAACTCCAGGCCGAACGCCCCGGCGTCCAGGTCGCCGACTCCTTCGTCTTCGGCGAGAGCGAGGTCCGCACCGGCGTCGCGATGGTCGTGCCCGCCGACCGGGTCCAGTGGCCGGTCCCCGGCGGCCTGCCCGTCGTGGAGATCAACGGGAAGGACGTCAGACGGTGA